A window from Mesorhizobium sp. WSM2240 encodes these proteins:
- a CDS encoding NAD(P)H-dependent glycerol-3-phosphate dehydrogenase has product MSSYTVTVLGGGAWGAALALSMLRAGHKPRLWARDAEIAAAISGGENPRYLPGIKFGKGIEATTDMQAALDRADCVLAVTPAQSLREVLSQAQGWMPANIPVVLCAKGIERETGALLSAIAGEIMPTNPVAALSGPSFASDVAKGLPTAVVVAARDEALAATLALRFSAANLRCYSTDDLIGVEIGGALKNVFAIAAGAITGAGLGASAQAAMVTRGFVELRRVGAAFGARPETLMGLSGLGDLLLTCSSAQSRNYGYGLALGRGSDLSGQPLAEGVATASIAARIARDRGIDAPIIGATAQILERAITIREAVTALMSRPLRTEAE; this is encoded by the coding sequence ATGAGCAGCTATACGGTCACCGTGCTAGGCGGCGGCGCCTGGGGCGCCGCTCTTGCCCTTTCCATGCTGCGCGCCGGGCACAAGCCCCGGCTGTGGGCCCGCGATGCGGAAATCGCCGCCGCGATCTCGGGCGGGGAAAACCCGCGCTATCTGCCCGGCATCAAATTCGGCAAGGGCATCGAAGCGACGACGGACATGCAGGCGGCCTTGGATCGCGCCGACTGCGTTCTGGCCGTCACTCCGGCGCAGTCGCTGCGGGAAGTGTTGAGCCAGGCCCAAGGCTGGATGCCCGCAAACATCCCCGTTGTTCTCTGCGCCAAAGGCATCGAGCGCGAAACCGGCGCTCTGCTGTCGGCCATCGCCGGCGAAATCATGCCGACCAACCCGGTGGCAGCGCTTTCCGGGCCGAGTTTTGCCTCGGACGTCGCGAAGGGCCTGCCAACGGCCGTGGTCGTGGCGGCCCGCGACGAGGCGCTGGCGGCCACGCTCGCATTGCGCTTCTCCGCCGCCAATTTGCGCTGCTATTCGACCGACGATCTGATCGGCGTCGAAATCGGCGGCGCCTTGAAGAATGTCTTCGCGATTGCCGCCGGTGCGATCACCGGCGCCGGTCTCGGCGCGAGCGCGCAAGCCGCGATGGTCACGCGCGGCTTCGTCGAATTGCGTCGCGTCGGTGCAGCCTTCGGCGCCCGCCCGGAGACGCTGATGGGGCTTTCCGGCCTCGGCGACCTGCTTTTGACCTGCTCGTCGGCGCAGTCGCGCAATTATGGCTATGGGCTGGCGCTGGGCCGCGGCTCGGATTTGTCCGGACAACCGCTCGCCGAGGGCGTCGCCACCGCTTCGATCGCCGCCCGCATCGCCCGCGATCGCGGCATCGACGCCCCGATCATCGGCGCGACGGCCCAGATTTTGGAGCGCGCCATCACCATCAGGGAAGCGGTAACGGCGCTGATGTCACGGCCGCTGCGAACCGAGGCCGAATAG
- a CDS encoding methyltransferase has product MNSLAPAEAESFVLANTSLMPPPHVPEIKLHLADEAHDLWLKTEDELAAIGLPPPFWAFAWAGGQGLARYILDHPETVRGRRVLDFASGSGLVAIAAHMAGARDILAADIDPFCEAAIRLNARANGIVIEFTGSDVVGTGGGWDVVLAGDVFYDRPFAERLIPWFSSLRERGAEILIGDPGRSYLPKDRMQALAVYEVPVTRALEDADVKKTTVWHFA; this is encoded by the coding sequence GTGAACAGCCTGGCGCCGGCGGAGGCCGAGAGCTTCGTTCTCGCCAACACTTCCCTGATGCCGCCGCCCCACGTTCCCGAAATCAAGCTGCATCTCGCGGACGAAGCGCACGACCTCTGGCTGAAAACCGAGGACGAGCTGGCCGCGATCGGCCTGCCGCCGCCGTTCTGGGCCTTTGCCTGGGCGGGCGGGCAGGGGCTGGCCCGCTATATCCTCGACCATCCCGAAACGGTGCGCGGCAGGCGCGTGCTGGATTTCGCCTCCGGCTCGGGGCTGGTCGCGATCGCGGCGCATATGGCCGGTGCTCGCGATATTCTGGCGGCCGATATCGACCCGTTCTGCGAGGCCGCAATCCGTCTCAACGCCCGCGCCAATGGCATCGTCATTGAATTTACCGGCTCGGATGTCGTCGGCACGGGCGGCGGCTGGGACGTCGTCCTGGCCGGCGACGTCTTCTACGACAGGCCCTTCGCCGAACGGCTCATCCCCTGGTTCTCGAGCCTGCGCGAGCGCGGCGCTGAGATCCTCATCGGCGATCCCGGCCGCTCCTATTTGCCGAAGGACAGAATGCAGGCGCTCGCCGTCTATGAGGTTCCGGTGACGCGGGCGCTGGAGGATGCGGACGTGAAGAAGACCACGGTCTGGCACTTCGCTTGA
- a CDS encoding uroporphyrinogen-III synthase: MPRRVLVTRPEPGASQTAKRLQAAGFSPLVLPLSETRALPVDSVPEIFDAVAVTSANAIRHASRALLDRLAGSRCYAVGQKTAAAALQAGFADIVTGPGDADALANAIISAEKPGAAILYLCGRVRMAAFEEKLRAAGINVRPVESYHTVAINHETGLVRRLLDEQPVDAVLLYSAKAAGAFVNIASRPELAPLFAGAGLYCLSPRVASALAGRDGVQIHVAAEPNEEALLLLLKNAR, translated from the coding sequence ATGCCCCGCCGCGTTCTGGTGACCCGCCCGGAACCCGGCGCGTCGCAAACGGCAAAACGGCTGCAAGCCGCCGGATTTTCGCCGCTGGTGTTGCCGCTGTCGGAAACCCGCGCCCTGCCGGTCGATTCGGTTCCCGAGATATTCGATGCGGTAGCGGTGACGAGCGCCAACGCCATCCGCCACGCATCGCGGGCACTTCTCGACCGGCTTGCCGGCAGCCGCTGTTATGCGGTGGGGCAAAAGACGGCGGCGGCGGCCCTCCAGGCCGGGTTTGCCGATATCGTGACCGGGCCCGGCGACGCCGATGCGCTGGCGAACGCCATCATTTCAGCCGAGAAACCCGGTGCCGCGATCCTTTACCTCTGCGGACGCGTCCGCATGGCGGCTTTCGAGGAAAAGCTCCGCGCCGCAGGCATCAATGTGCGTCCGGTCGAAAGCTACCATACCGTCGCGATAAACCACGAGACGGGCCTCGTCCGCCGCTTGCTGGACGAGCAGCCGGTCGATGCCGTGCTGCTTTATTCCGCCAAGGCCGCTGGCGCTTTTGTAAACATTGCAAGCCGGCCGGAACTCGCGCCCCTGTTCGCGGGCGCCGGCCTTTACTGCCTTTCGCCACGCGTCGCTTCGGCGCTCGCCGGGCGAGATGGCGTGCAAATTCATGTCGCGGCGGAACCGAACGAGGAGGCGCTGCTTTTGCTTCTCAAAAATGCCCGCTGA
- the tsaD gene encoding tRNA (adenosine(37)-N6)-threonylcarbamoyltransferase complex transferase subunit TsaD, giving the protein MMQRDKSFRVLGIETSCDETAASVVGLEVGRAPEILSNIVLSQIEEHAAFGGVVPEIAARAHVEALDGIIEAALVDSRTDLSEIDAIAATAGPGLVGGLIVGLMTAKAIAMSSGKPLIAINHLEGHALTARLTDGLAFPYLLLLVSGGHTQIVLVRGVGDYQRWATTIDDALGEAFDKTAKMLGLPYPGGPNVEIAASRGDPSRFLFPRPMKGEQRPDFSFSGLKTAVRQAATEISPLSDKDVADICASFQLAVSDALGDRVSRALSRFRSEFPDIAAPALVVAGGVAANRQIKGTLETLCGEYGFRFVAPPHILCTDNAAMVAWAGIERLRAGMTDPEAMDFVPRSRWPLDSISAPVVGSGRRGAKA; this is encoded by the coding sequence ATGATGCAGCGCGACAAATCATTCCGGGTACTGGGCATCGAGACGAGCTGCGATGAAACCGCGGCCAGCGTCGTTGGGCTGGAGGTCGGTCGCGCCCCGGAAATTCTGTCCAACATTGTGCTCAGCCAGATCGAGGAGCACGCGGCCTTCGGCGGCGTGGTGCCCGAGATCGCGGCGCGCGCCCACGTCGAAGCGCTTGACGGCATCATCGAGGCGGCGCTGGTCGATTCCAGGACCGATCTCTCCGAGATAGACGCCATCGCGGCGACGGCCGGTCCCGGCCTCGTTGGCGGACTGATCGTCGGCCTGATGACTGCCAAGGCGATTGCCATGTCTTCCGGCAAGCCGCTGATCGCGATCAACCATCTCGAAGGCCATGCGCTGACCGCCCGGCTGACCGATGGTCTTGCCTTCCCCTATTTGCTGCTGCTGGTCTCTGGGGGCCACACGCAGATCGTACTCGTCCGCGGCGTCGGCGATTACCAGCGCTGGGCGACGACAATCGACGACGCGCTGGGCGAGGCGTTCGACAAGACCGCGAAGATGCTAGGCCTGCCCTATCCCGGCGGGCCAAATGTCGAGATCGCCGCGTCGCGCGGCGATCCGTCCCGGTTCCTCTTCCCGCGCCCGATGAAAGGCGAGCAGCGCCCCGACTTCTCCTTCTCAGGGCTGAAGACGGCGGTGCGCCAGGCGGCCACGGAAATCTCGCCGCTGTCGGACAAGGATGTCGCCGACATCTGCGCCTCCTTCCAACTCGCCGTTTCCGACGCGCTGGGCGACCGCGTTTCGCGCGCTCTGTCGCGCTTCCGCAGCGAATTTCCCGACATCGCCGCCCCGGCGCTGGTCGTGGCGGGCGGCGTTGCGGCCAATCGGCAGATCAAGGGGACGCTGGAGACGCTCTGCGGCGAATATGGCTTCCGCTTCGTCGCGCCGCCGCACATACTCTGTACCGACAACGCGGCGATGGTTGCCTGGGCCGGCATAGAACGCTTGCGGGCAGGCATGACCGATCCGGAAGCCATGGATTTCGTTCCGCGCTCCCGCTGGCCGCTCGACAGCATCTCGGCGCCCGTTGTCGGTTCTGGAAGGCGGGGGGCCAAGGCATGA
- a CDS encoding YciI-like protein yields the protein MLFAFICRDKPGHLQVRLDNRPDHVAFLNGLNAEGTLKFAGPFLDDDGKPCGSLVVIEAADRDAARAIAAADPYAVAGLFAAVDIQPWNWVFNNPANA from the coding sequence ATGCTGTTTGCGTTCATCTGCCGTGACAAGCCGGGCCATTTGCAGGTCAGGCTCGACAACCGACCGGACCATGTCGCGTTCCTGAACGGGCTCAACGCCGAAGGTACGCTGAAATTCGCCGGACCGTTCCTGGATGACGACGGCAAGCCCTGCGGCAGCCTGGTGGTGATCGAGGCGGCGGACAGGGATGCGGCGCGCGCAATCGCCGCTGCCGACCCATACGCGGTGGCCGGGCTGTTTGCGGCAGTCGACATCCAGCCCTGGAACTGGGTTTTCAACAATCCGGCGAATGCGTAG
- a CDS encoding phage tail protein, whose translation MVKTPKTRHSKPQRERVTIELEPDAVSRVEETDEDVDGGQPPEPQPAAEFVEAEKEGVSEPAAESADEPATAAEPAEAAGEREPAADSETEAPRPYGYGFEAEETPRRERPEELDAGAVAAPEQPAIVSAPKRNGLAPVAAGLIGAVLALIGAGGLQYAGVLGSPGAASGAPALDGVQSEIASLQQEVAALKQDTAAPDADIAGQVDGLSASLDQVRADVAALQQAVGSGSGGDNAGLQALDNRVKEIETAIASLGQTGAQAPAAEIAALGDRIAGLETLVKSAGEKATADEGRLATLEENVAALSGKIDAQAAQPKIAMAIATSALKAAVDRGAPFLAELETFAAIAPDAPEIPELRAYAEKGVASREDILAETDEAAKTMIAAERTVDTNAGFFERLLHSAESLVTVRPIGAVEGEGVPETVARMEVALNAGDYAAAIAEYEKLPENVQAAAGVFIEKVRNRLAVERLLDQAVAGAMKA comes from the coding sequence ATGGTCAAGACGCCGAAGACGCGGCATTCCAAGCCGCAGCGCGAGCGGGTGACGATAGAGCTGGAACCGGACGCGGTTTCGCGTGTCGAAGAGACCGACGAAGACGTAGACGGCGGTCAGCCGCCGGAGCCGCAGCCGGCGGCGGAATTCGTCGAGGCAGAGAAGGAAGGCGTTAGCGAGCCCGCCGCCGAATCGGCCGATGAACCCGCGACCGCCGCCGAGCCGGCTGAAGCGGCCGGCGAACGCGAACCCGCTGCAGATTCCGAAACGGAAGCGCCTCGCCCCTACGGCTACGGCTTCGAGGCCGAGGAAACGCCGCGGCGCGAAAGGCCGGAAGAGCTGGATGCAGGCGCAGTTGCGGCGCCTGAGCAGCCTGCTATTGTATCGGCTCCGAAACGAAATGGCCTGGCGCCCGTGGCAGCCGGACTGATCGGCGCGGTTCTGGCGCTGATCGGGGCGGGCGGGCTGCAATATGCCGGCGTGCTTGGAAGTCCCGGAGCGGCAAGCGGCGCTCCCGCACTCGACGGCGTCCAGTCGGAAATCGCGTCGCTGCAGCAGGAAGTGGCGGCGCTGAAGCAGGATACAGCCGCTCCGGATGCCGATATTGCGGGACAGGTCGACGGCCTCTCGGCTTCGCTGGATCAGGTGAGGGCGGATGTGGCGGCCCTGCAGCAAGCCGTCGGCTCCGGCAGTGGCGGCGACAATGCCGGGCTGCAGGCGCTGGACAACCGGGTCAAGGAGATCGAAACGGCGATCGCCAGCCTCGGTCAGACCGGCGCTCAGGCCCCGGCGGCCGAGATCGCTGCCCTCGGAGATCGCATCGCCGGCCTCGAGACGCTGGTCAAATCGGCGGGAGAGAAGGCGACGGCAGATGAAGGTCGGCTTGCCACCCTGGAAGAGAACGTGGCGGCGCTTTCGGGAAAGATCGACGCTCAGGCGGCGCAGCCCAAAATCGCCATGGCGATAGCGACGTCAGCGCTCAAGGCCGCTGTCGATCGCGGCGCGCCTTTCCTGGCCGAGTTGGAGACCTTTGCGGCCATCGCGCCCGATGCGCCCGAGATTCCTGAGCTGCGCGCCTATGCTGAAAAGGGCGTTGCCTCGCGCGAAGACATTCTTGCCGAGACCGATGAAGCGGCCAAGACAATGATCGCCGCCGAGCGCACCGTCGACACCAATGCCGGCTTTTTTGAGCGGCTACTCCACAGCGCCGAATCGCTGGTCACGGTCCGGCCGATCGGAGCGGTCGAGGGCGAAGGCGTGCCGGAAACGGTTGCCCGCATGGAAGTGGCGCTGAATGCCGGCGATTATGCTGCTGCAATCGCCGAATACGAGAAACTGCCCGAAAACGTCCAGGCGGCGGCGGGCGTATTCATCGAAAAGGTCCGCAACCGCCTCGCCGTCGAGCGACTTCTGGATCAGGCAGTCGCCGGTGCGATGAAGGCGTGA
- the hemC gene encoding hydroxymethylbilane synthase, which translates to MQTTAFKIGTRGSPLALAQALETRDRLRAAHGLPEDAFAIEVISTSGDRIQDRPLSEVGGKGLFTKEIEEALLSGRIDIAVHSSKDMATVLPDGLELSAFLPREDPRDAFIGKTAPSIAELPHGATVGSSSLRRQALILRMRPDLKVVMFRGNVQTRLRKLEEGIANGTILANAGLRRLGLEHVATHLMPLDAFPPAPGQGAICIESRIADERAASLVDAIDHRPTAQALACERAFLAVLDGSCRTPIAGHAVVEGENLSFTGLILTPDGREAHEVSGSGRAEDAAAIGRAAGQEVRSKAGTRFFEGWA; encoded by the coding sequence ATGCAAACAACAGCCTTCAAAATCGGGACACGCGGCAGCCCGCTTGCGCTCGCGCAGGCGCTGGAAACGCGCGACCGGCTGAGGGCGGCGCATGGCTTGCCGGAGGACGCCTTCGCGATCGAAGTGATTTCGACCAGCGGCGACCGCATCCAGGACCGACCGCTTTCGGAAGTCGGCGGCAAGGGGCTTTTCACCAAGGAAATCGAGGAGGCACTGCTTTCCGGCCGTATCGACATCGCCGTGCATTCGTCGAAGGACATGGCGACCGTATTGCCGGACGGACTGGAGCTTTCGGCTTTCCTGCCGCGCGAAGATCCGCGCGACGCCTTCATCGGCAAGACAGCGCCCTCCATAGCTGAACTGCCGCACGGCGCGACCGTGGGCTCGTCGTCGCTGCGCCGGCAGGCGCTGATCCTGCGCATGCGCCCGGATCTGAAGGTGGTGATGTTCCGCGGCAACGTGCAGACGCGCCTGCGCAAGCTCGAAGAGGGCATCGCCAACGGAACAATCCTGGCCAATGCCGGCCTGCGGCGGCTCGGGCTGGAACATGTCGCAACACACCTGATGCCACTGGATGCGTTTCCGCCAGCCCCGGGACAGGGCGCCATCTGCATCGAAAGCCGCATCGCCGATGAACGGGCGGCATCTCTCGTCGACGCGATCGACCACCGGCCGACCGCACAAGCCCTGGCCTGCGAAAGGGCCTTCCTGGCGGTCCTCGATGGGTCGTGCCGCACGCCGATAGCCGGCCACGCGGTGGTGGAAGGCGAAAACCTCTCCTTCACCGGCCTGATCCTGACGCCGGACGGACGCGAAGCGCACGAGGTTTCCGGCTCCGGCCGCGCCGAGGATGCGGCCGCGATCGGCCGCGCCGCCGGGCAGGAGGTCAGGTCAAAGGCCGGGACGCGGTTTTTCGAAGGCTGGGCCTGA
- a CDS encoding EVE domain-containing protein: MNYWLFKSEPSTFSFDMLKAKGEVGTQWDGVRNYQARNNMRAMQIGDLGFFYHSNEGLNVVGIVEVCGLAHHDTTTDDPRWECVDVRAVRDVPNPPTLDQIKANEKLSKMVLVVNSRLSVQPVTPEEWKEVCRTGGLVPAP; the protein is encoded by the coding sequence ATGAATTACTGGCTTTTCAAATCGGAACCTTCGACCTTTTCCTTCGACATGCTGAAGGCCAAGGGCGAGGTCGGCACGCAATGGGACGGCGTGCGCAACTACCAGGCCCGCAACAATATGCGGGCCATGCAGATCGGCGATCTCGGCTTCTTCTACCACTCCAATGAAGGGCTGAATGTGGTCGGCATCGTCGAAGTCTGCGGGCTGGCCCATCACGACACCACCACCGACGATCCGCGCTGGGAATGCGTCGACGTGCGGGCGGTTAGGGATGTTCCCAACCCGCCGACACTCGACCAGATCAAGGCCAACGAGAAGCTGTCTAAGATGGTGCTGGTGGTGAATTCCCGCTTGTCGGTCCAGCCGGTCACGCCGGAGGAATGGAAGGAAGTCTGCCGCACGGGCGGCCTTGTTCCGGCGCCGTGA